In Massilia forsythiae, one DNA window encodes the following:
- a CDS encoding polymorphic toxin type 44 domain-containing protein has protein sequence MSAVLDRNGRPMRLVAAINTTPVTDATAKRLPVCNHGNDVVDIAEYMVTEMKRNPFTEQGKKMTEANAYDIAKEMDEWNALPWYARLGGPPDYTGIAMGKKAAAYTIWAERVGPGRPWDHKPILAERLRKQQIFRRGWQRYGNDDYFYDIWSNIHYGYVGAACGFSLGELLGGAGLAQAGSDIGRDLAKPRFPRIQHHPENGNWANALDDVPDHISIKLGVALYKQAKPATLTVAILLKAIVGVPTPWGSGDDIAKRTHQCS, from the coding sequence ATGAGCGCCGTACTGGACAGGAATGGCAGGCCGATGCGGCTGGTCGCGGCCATCAACACCACCCCGGTGACCGACGCCACCGCAAAAAGATTACCCGTTTGCAACCATGGCAACGACGTGGTCGACATTGCCGAATACATGGTCACGGAAATGAAACGCAATCCGTTCACCGAACAGGGCAAGAAGATGACAGAGGCGAATGCCTACGACATCGCCAAGGAAATGGATGAATGGAATGCCTTGCCATGGTATGCGAGGTTGGGCGGCCCGCCCGACTATACCGGTATTGCAATGGGCAAAAAGGCTGCGGCCTACACCATCTGGGCCGAGCGGGTCGGGCCGGGCCGGCCATGGGACCACAAGCCGATTCTGGCGGAGCGCCTGCGCAAACAGCAGATCTTCCGCAGGGGTTGGCAGCGCTATGGCAATGACGATTATTTCTACGATATCTGGTCCAACATCCATTACGGCTACGTCGGCGCCGCATGTGGTTTCAGCCTCGGTGAATTGTTGGGTGGCGCCGGACTGGCCCAGGCTGGCAGCGACATCGGACGCGACTTGGCGAAGCCCCGGTTCCCGCGGATTCAGCACCACCCTGAAAATGGCAACTGGGCCAATGCACTCGACGATGTTCCAGACCATATCTCCATCAAGCTGGGCGTCGCCTTGTACAAGCAGGCGAAGCCGGCCACGCTGACGGTGGCGATCCTGCTGAAGGCTATCGTCGGCGTGCCCACGCCCTGGGGCAGTGGCGATGACATCGCCAAGCGCACACATCAATGTTCTTAA
- a CDS encoding PAAR domain-containing protein, with amino-acid sequence MNPSCQYGVTTMSIIGWIREGDAAACGGHVEHGHPAYTSHGKPLAHDGSPMKCGKNCVVKAGPHHFTLPDGLPQALHGDQTSGGCPLMSTLNGIHGIDDPSGAPVTTAYFQPAAAAPAAPGLAAAAQDEALWVPGRYDDRYVLLGAGSGEPLAYVDYAIEREDGSVEHGTTDAEGHTHLLKQTLEREHVRIYLEDNA; translated from the coding sequence ATGAATCCGTCCTGTCAATACGGGGTTACTACCATGAGTATCATCGGTTGGATACGTGAAGGCGATGCCGCGGCATGCGGCGGTCACGTAGAACACGGACACCCGGCCTATACGAGCCATGGCAAGCCACTCGCCCATGACGGCAGTCCCATGAAATGCGGGAAGAACTGCGTGGTCAAGGCAGGGCCGCACCACTTTACATTGCCGGATGGCCTGCCGCAGGCGCTGCATGGCGACCAAACCAGCGGTGGCTGCCCGCTGATGTCGACCCTCAACGGTATTCATGGCATTGACGACCCATCCGGCGCACCGGTTACCACAGCTTATTTCCAGCCGGCGGCGGCTGCACCGGCTGCCCCCGGCCTCGCCGCCGCAGCGCAGGACGAAGCGCTGTGGGTACCCGGCCGCTACGACGACCGTTACGTGCTGTTGGGTGCCGGCAGCGGCGAACCGCTTGCCTACGTCGACTACGCCATCGAGCGCGAGGACGGCAGCGTCGAGCACGGCACTACCGACGCCGAAGGCCACACTCACCTGCTCAAGCAGACGCTGGAACGGGAACATGTGCGCATCTACCTGGAAGACAATGCATGA
- a CDS encoding peptidase domain-containing ABC transporter, with amino-acid sequence MHDYPLQDEVADCGLVCLAVASQQLGVGVDLATLRRLYPMSSRGLTMREVRDIATHMGMTGRAVSCEIEELAQLRTPAILHWGFQHFVVLVKAGRSRLVVHDPAVGRITPTAKELSQQFTGAALELRASPEFKRRSAPSELATASWFRFGRDTWSPLLQILLLSVLLQIYMVATPFFIQLAVDEAALKGDAQLLSVLAWGFGLFCAFNACASLLRGVLVARLTSALGWDMTTRLFRHMVRLPLPWFQRRRLADVLSRFDAIGPVRDLVSGTLVSAVVDGILAIVTLAMMAFVSLPLSLVTLGGLLLYALTRLAALPLNMKFGGAAMMARIAENGKRIETVRAIQTLKVMGAENERELHWSQKLADSLRQDQRLTLANLSFSTIQSLLDGLLRIVLTWMGVRAIIDGQMTIGVLYAFLSYQTQFSAKAALLVDQYIKWRTTSLYSHRLADIVLTPKEKDIDAPPACAGIEIAGGIELRGLAFAYAPHERPVFSNLSLRVAPGEFVAIVGPSGAGKSTLLKVLCGLYPASAGEVLLDGQPLAAWGPKAVRRGLGVVMQDDELLSGTIAENVAFFDEAIDMEWVWHCLRTAALAGDVMAMPLRAETPVGDMGAALSGGQKQRLLLARALYRRPRLLVLDEATSHVDAACEGAINAALKALKITRIVVAHRSETIAAADRVIRLEHGRIAFGSTASRMTEV; translated from the coding sequence GCGCGCGGTGAGTTGCGAGATCGAGGAACTGGCGCAGCTGCGCACGCCGGCGATCCTGCATTGGGGTTTCCAGCATTTCGTCGTGCTGGTCAAGGCCGGCCGCTCGCGGCTGGTGGTGCACGATCCCGCGGTCGGCCGCATCACGCCGACCGCCAAGGAACTCTCGCAACAATTCACCGGCGCCGCGCTCGAACTGCGCGCCAGCCCGGAATTCAAGCGGCGCAGCGCGCCCAGCGAACTGGCGACCGCCTCCTGGTTCCGCTTCGGCCGCGACACCTGGTCGCCGCTGCTGCAAATCCTGCTGCTGTCGGTGCTGCTGCAAATTTACATGGTAGCGACGCCCTTCTTCATCCAGCTGGCGGTGGACGAGGCGGCGCTCAAGGGCGATGCCCAGCTCTTGAGCGTGCTGGCCTGGGGCTTCGGCCTGTTCTGTGCCTTCAATGCCTGCGCGTCCCTCCTGCGCGGGGTGCTGGTGGCGCGCCTGACCAGCGCGCTCGGCTGGGACATGACGACGCGCCTGTTCCGCCACATGGTGCGCCTGCCGCTGCCGTGGTTCCAGCGGCGCCGGCTGGCCGACGTGCTGTCGCGCTTCGACGCCATCGGCCCGGTGCGCGACCTGGTCTCGGGCACGCTGGTGTCGGCGGTGGTGGACGGCATCCTGGCCATCGTCACCCTCGCCATGATGGCCTTCGTGTCCCTGCCGCTGAGCCTGGTCACGCTGGGCGGGCTGCTGCTGTACGCGCTGACCCGGCTGGCGGCGCTGCCGCTGAACATGAAATTCGGCGGCGCGGCGATGATGGCCAGGATCGCCGAGAATGGCAAGCGCATCGAGACCGTGCGCGCGATCCAGACGCTGAAGGTGATGGGCGCGGAAAACGAGCGCGAACTGCACTGGTCGCAAAAGCTGGCCGACAGCCTGCGCCAGGACCAGCGCCTGACGCTGGCCAATCTCTCCTTTTCCACGATCCAGTCGCTGCTCGACGGCTTGCTGCGCATCGTGCTGACCTGGATGGGCGTGCGCGCCATCATCGACGGCCAAATGACGATCGGCGTGCTGTACGCCTTCCTCAGCTACCAGACCCAGTTTTCCGCCAAGGCGGCGCTGCTGGTGGACCAGTACATCAAATGGCGCACGACGAGCCTGTACAGCCACCGCCTGGCCGACATCGTGCTCACGCCCAAGGAAAAGGACATCGACGCGCCGCCGGCGTGCGCCGGCATCGAGATCGCCGGCGGCATCGAACTGCGCGGCCTGGCGTTCGCCTACGCGCCGCACGAGCGGCCGGTGTTTTCGAACCTGTCGCTGCGGGTCGCGCCGGGCGAGTTCGTCGCCATCGTCGGCCCGTCCGGCGCCGGCAAGTCGACCCTGCTGAAAGTGCTGTGCGGGCTGTATCCGGCCAGCGCCGGCGAGGTGCTGCTGGACGGCCAGCCGCTGGCGGCGTGGGGACCGAAGGCGGTGCGGCGCGGCCTGGGCGTGGTGATGCAGGACGACGAACTGCTGAGCGGCACGATCGCCGAGAACGTCGCCTTTTTCGACGAGGCGATCGACATGGAGTGGGTCTGGCACTGCCTGCGCACCGCCGCCCTGGCCGGCGACGTGATGGCGATGCCGCTGCGCGCCGAGACGCCGGTGGGCGACATGGGCGCGGCGCTGTCCGGCGGCCAGAAGCAGCGCCTGCTGCTGGCGCGCGCCCTGTACCGGCGCCCGCGCCTGCTGGTGCTGGACGAAGCCACCTCGCACGTGGATGCGGCTTGCGAGGGCGCGATCAATGCCGCGCTGAAGGCGCTCAAGATCACGCGCATCGTGGTGGCGCATCGCAGCGAGACCATTGCCGCGGCCGACCGGGTGATTCGGCTCGAGCATGGCCGGATCGCGTTCGGCAGCACCGCATCCAGGATGACCGAGGTTTGA